The nucleotide sequence TGACGCCCAGGTCTGGGTGGACCTGTCGGCGGCACCGGGCCCCGTGGCGGTGGAGTGGTTCTGCCCTCGCACCGCCGAGCACACCACCGCGCCGGCTGTGCAAGGGGGCCGGCGTTACACCTTCGTCTCGCCCTTCGGGCTGGATGCGGTGCTTCTGCTCACGGCCAGACGCTAGCCTAACCCACGGGCGAGCAGATCCGCGGGTGGGCGCGCGGACTCCTTATGGGGATAAGGGCCATACAGGAACGACACCTCGCAACAGGAGGAGTTCGCGCGCCCACGTGCGCTGCTACCGCACCTGGGGGAACAACACACCCCGAGGAGCGCGCACGCCCACGTGCGCTGCTACCCGCACCTGGGGCAGTCTGCTGGAATCCGCCCTTGAGGAGGGGTGAGAGACAGCGCGGCAGACCGGAAACAGGTCTGTCCGGGGATGGGAGCGGGATCGTGGCAGGGCCTCTCTAGGCTGTCTGCTCCTTCGCCTGGCGGGCTTGGTGCGCCCACCAGCGTGCCGCCCGCCTGTGCTCTATGGCCGCAGCGGTGAAGCTGGCGTGAAGCTGCGCCCCCTGCCGACCACGATAGCGGACCTGGCGTAGCCCCTGCCCTCGGGTGGAAGAGGCTCTTCAGCCGCCGCGACGCCACCTGCCTGGCAGTGTCGCACCGACGGGTGGCCCTCCGTCGGGCCGACTGCATCGTCGTGCTCAAGGACAGAAGAGTAGAGGCAGCGGGGAAGCTGGAGGAGCTGTTAGCCACGCGTGAGGAGATGCGGCGGCTGTGGCAGGGCGATCTGGCTTGACGATGGGAGGAGCATGACCACGACTGTTCGCTGCAGGTGGGCTGCGCCGGGGACTCGCCTAAGCCGCCAGCCATTGCCGCGCCTACGGCGCGTCGCCTCCGATCCAGTACGCCCAGGTCACCCCGTGGTTCACCAGGGCATCAACCAGTCTATGATCGGCACTCCATAGGGCCGCCCCGGCCCGCTCGGCGAGGGCCACGTAGAAGCTGTCGTAGGCCGACGCGCGTCCGAGACGCAGAGTCCAGCCGTAGGCGCTGCCGGTGAGACCGGCATCCGGAACCACCAGTCGCACCTCAAGGGAATGCGCCAGCGCCAGTGCCCGACGACCCTCGTCCCGGGTCAGTTGGTCGAAGTGCACCGCCTTGCACAGAGCAGAGGTGACCTCATAGATCCAGAGACTGGGTGCACTCAAGGAGCTACCTTCTCCTCGCCAGCGTTCCATCAGTTCGCGGCACGAGGCCTGGCGCGGCCCTGGCAGCAGAAGTCTGAAGGCGAAGCTGGCGTCAATCACCACCGAGTCGGCCATCGCGCTCCTCCAGCTCCGCCCGGGCCTGGGTCCAGATCCCATCCAGATCCAGCGGTTGGCCGCCCCGTCGCCTCTGGATATCCGAACTCAGCCTCTCGCTTTCTGCCAGCCAGGCCCGCCAACTGGAGCCATCGGAGGTCTGGTTCTTCAGGCGGTCATAGTCGTCCACGCTGATCAGCACCGCCTTAGCCTTGCCACGAGAGGTCAGGACCACCCTCTCGCCTCCGTAGGCCACCCGGTTCAGCAGCTCGGACAGGTCTCTCTTCACGCGGCCAATGCTCACGCGCACCTCGGCCATGGATCGCTCTCCTGGTTGCACCGTATTCTCTATAGCCATATTACAACACCCCAGAGCACCGAAGGCAACCGGGACAGTAACAGCCCAGGATCGGGGCTCGCAACAGCTTCCCCGATGCTGGGCCGTTGCCTCCGGCGGCGTGGGAATGCAGGACTCAGTATGGCAAGGTCATGAATCTCAGGCTCTCGACGATCTCACGTATGTGAGCTTGGTCCGCATACAGGATGAAGTAACGGTATGTCCCGCCGGAGATGGTCACAGGCTCGGGGTACTCGACGATCACCGCCGCTTGGCCCTTCATCTCCTCCGGCTGGTCAGTCGAAGGCAAGATGAGTCGCGCCTGCTGGCCCTGGACCTGCAGGCTCTCTATGGTCGGTTCGGTGCCATAGGGACGCAGCTTGTGCTCCGACTCGAGCCTGTAGACCTCATCAATCGTCCAGCCTTGGCCCGACATGGCGCCCACAGAGAAGAAACCGGTGTCCCCTTCGTGGCGCTCGCCATAGTATCCGGCCACAGGCTGCCACTCAGCCGGGTAGGTGAACGATACGCGGAACTCCACACTGCTGTGCACCTCCCACCCCGGGCGAGTGGCCTGTGTCTCGGCTGACTCCGACGACGCCGCCAGGTCAAGCTGGCCTTCGTCGGCTGTGACGAAGGCCAGCATCTGCCACCACCCGCAGCCGCCATAGTGGCAGGTCGGGTCCTCCAGGCCGGTGAGGAGCACCTCGTCCAGCCACCCATCCAGCGCCACCACGCGCACGTCGGTACGGCCCTCCGCCTGGCGAGTGTACAGGAGCCGGGAGCCGTCGGCCGACCACCGCGGCCATCCGTCCACCGCCTCGCCCGGATCGGTTAGCCGCCGTGTATCCCCATCATGGAGGTAGATGGCCCTGCCCTCGAGGAGCTCCTCCATGGCGGGGCCCTCTCCGCGCCCTTCGGATGAGGCAGGCCCGGCCACGTAGGCCAGGGTGTTGCCGTCCGGGGACCAGGCCGGCTCGAAGGCAGCCATCTCCGGGCCGGTGAGGTAGCGCAGGTTGCCGCCGATCACGTCCAGCAGGGCCAGGCGCTTGTTCTGCATGATGAACCGCCCTCCCCCCTCGGCCAGTGCCAACAGGCCAGCCTCGGTCGGATGCCAGTCGTAGGCTTCGGGCGTCAGGAGCATGGTGGCCCCGAGATCACGAATCTGGCCCGTATCCGCGTTGATGGTAACCAGAGGCACCCCATCCACCCAGAGCGACGCGGCCATCAGGCCCTTGCCCGCCAGGATCAGGTTCGTGCCCGGCACCCAGTCGAGCAACTCGTAGTAGGCGTCGCGGATGTCGTCGCTCAAGCGATGGGTGGTGACCGCAGTGCCGGGCTCGGCTCCGCGGACGGAGAGGTCCTGGGCCCAGTGCCCGCCTCGGGCCAGTTGGTCCATGTGAGGGGTCCAGGCGAGCCTGCCATCCTCCGACCACAACACCTTCGCGCGCCCCTCCTCGCCCAGACTCCCGGCCGATAGGACCTCCCTGGCGGTAGCGTTGCCGAAGAAGGGGATAGCCCAGAGAGAGCCGTCATCGCGAGGCACCGCCAGCCAATCCTCCGAGCCGAGCAGAGCCTCCGCCGGGGCCCAGAATGGGTCCTGAAGTGCCTCGCTGACGCTCTGCTCTGGGGTGCCGTCGCGGCGGTAGACACGGTAGGCGCGGCTCCCCTCGGCTACCAGGAGACGCTCCCCCGAGGGCGACCAGCCGATGAGGCGGGCCGGTCTCTCGCCCAAGACGGCCGTACGTCCGGTCTCAAGATCGGCCACCACCGGCCGACCGGAGAACGACGGGCGTTGATCCACGAAGGCGAGCAGTCCCTCGGCCAGCGCCTCAGCCCGCAGGCAGCCCGGCAGGCCGGGGAAGACGTCGGCGCAGTCAATGATGGCCTCGGTTCCGGGGGCCAGTGCAACTGGGGTGGAAACCGGGGTGATGCTCGGCGGTGGCGTGGCCGGAGGGAAGTAGTCGGGTGGCGGTACCCTGATGACCTGGCCCACCTGGATGCTGCTGGCGTCGGTGATTCCGTTGTAGGCCAGCAGCGCATCGAGGGACACTCCCAGACGCTCAGCAATCTGACCCAGCGTGTCGCCGGCTTGGATGATGTAGGTTGTCGGGCCCTCGGTCGCGGCCCCAGGGGCAGCGGCGGTGGGGGTCGAGGGCACCCGCGTGATGGAGGCGCCAGGGGTCACCACTACCGGCGTGGGGGTCGGCATCGAGGCAGGTGCCGGCGTGGGAGTGAGAGGGACACGCTCCGGCGGGGTCACTACCGGGGCGGGAGCCGGACTGACCGGCGCCGGTGGCTGCCACCAGTCAAACAGCCCATCCCACTCGATGTGGCCGTAGTAGCCAAACCAACCGGGCGACGGCGTCAGCTCTTCCACCACCTGTTCCGCCTCGCCGCCATGCGCAGGGATCAGCCACAGTGAGGCTCGGTCCTCTCGGTCCAGGCGGGCAAAGAGGATGTGGGAGCCGCCAGTGGACCAGAGGGGACGTTCATCCCGGTAGTCGCCGTCATCGGTGAGCGCCATCGGGAACGAGCTGGAGAGGAGATCGAGCACCCACAGGCGGCGCTGCAGCAGCCCCTCGTGGGCAGTGTCTCCGCCCACCAGGTCCCCCTCGTCGGGCATGGCTACATAGGCCAAGCGATGCCCATCGGGGGCCCAGGCCGGAGATATCGCCGCCAGGTCAGGCCCGGTCACGGCTAGCCCCTCCTCGTTCTCGGCGTTGACCACATAGATCCTCTTCTGCGTCCACGCCCCGCGGTAGCCGCCCACGACCGCCGCGATCTGGGAGCCTGCCCCCGGCCCGAAGGACAGGAAGTCATCGTAGGCCAGCATAGTGTCCACCACCTGCCGGGGCTCCCCGCCCTCCGCCAAGATAGCGTAAAGGGGCACACCATCTGCCAGTATGGAGGCGGAAAGCATGGGGCTCTGCCAGAAGAGGATCCACCGGCCATCCGAGGTCCAACCGGCGAGGATGGCTTCTCCTTCCCCGGGGACACTGGCCTCGACCAGCGACCTGGTTTCGCGTCCGTCCGCCGACACGATGCCGATGCCCTGCCCCAGAAGTGGCTCTCCCTTACGCTGAGTATGCCACTGGCAAGCCACCCAGCCACCATCTGGGCTCCAGGCGATGCGTCTGATGGATGGTTGAGCCAGCCCGGTGTTGGGATCGGGTGTGGGCGGCGCAACGGGCTGGGTGGGCACCAGTGTGGTGAACCCTTCTTGCTCAGGCGACATGAGGTGGAGCCCTTGGCCATCAACGTATGCCAGCATGTCCGCGACCGGGGACCAGGCGAACACGCCGTCCGGTAGGACCGCCACCTGGCGCCCTTCGCTCCCGTCGCGGCGCATGATCCAGAGCAGGCTTTGCTCATCCTTAAGATAGGCCAGCCACTCCCCTGAGCGCGACCACCGCGGCTCGCGGTTGAGCCCGTCTTGGGTCAGCCTGTGGGGCTCACCATCGGGCAGCGCCCGGGTCCAGATGTCTCCTCCCTGAACGTAGGCGAGCTTACCCAGGGGCGAGGGCGCGGGCATGTCGGCAGGGGCTGCCGCCTCGGTCAGTCGAAGGGCCAACTCGGCCTTCTCCGTGGACAGGGCGACTATCGTGGCTGCGGCAGCGGTGTCCCTGGTGGGCGTCTCTGCGCCGGGCGACGGCATCACCCCCACCTCCAGGTACGTGCCGCAGCCACCCAATGCCAGGGCAGCCAACACAATCACCAATAGGCACAGCAGTCTTCGTCCTTTGCCTCCGATCATGGGTACATTTGCCTCCGGGCCGCTACGGCGGCGTTTGCCCGGCATTCTAGCGCTCCAGTGTAGCCGACGCGTGACGGCTGCGTAACAACCAGGTTACAGAAGATCGGCTGCAGTAACAGGCACCGCCGCCCTGGGTGCTGGAACAGCCTTGCCCTACCTACCGGCGCCCACCGCCCACAT is from Anaerolineae bacterium and encodes:
- a CDS encoding type II toxin-antitoxin system VapC family toxin, which encodes MADSVVIDASFAFRLLLPGPRQASCRELMERWRGEGSSLSAPSLWIYEVTSALCKAVHFDQLTRDEGRRALALAHSLEVRLVVPDAGLTGSAYGWTLRLGRASAYDSFYVALAERAGAALWSADHRLVDALVNHGVTWAYWIGGDAP
- a CDS encoding type II toxin-antitoxin system Phd/YefM family antitoxin, translating into MAEVRVSIGRVKRDLSELLNRVAYGGERVVLTSRGKAKAVLISVDDYDRLKNQTSDGSSWRAWLAESERLSSDIQRRRGGQPLDLDGIWTQARAELEERDGRLGGD
- a CDS encoding LysM peptidoglycan-binding domain-containing protein, with the protein product MIGGKGRRLLCLLVIVLAALALGGCGTYLEVGVMPSPGAETPTRDTAAAATIVALSTEKAELALRLTEAAAPADMPAPSPLGKLAYVQGGDIWTRALPDGEPHRLTQDGLNREPRWSRSGEWLAYLKDEQSLLWIMRRDGSEGRQVAVLPDGVFAWSPVADMLAYVDGQGLHLMSPEQEGFTTLVPTQPVAPPTPDPNTGLAQPSIRRIAWSPDGGWVACQWHTQRKGEPLLGQGIGIVSADGRETRSLVEASVPGEGEAILAGWTSDGRWILFWQSPMLSASILADGVPLYAILAEGGEPRQVVDTMLAYDDFLSFGPGAGSQIAAVVGGYRGAWTQKRIYVVNAENEEGLAVTGPDLAAISPAWAPDGHRLAYVAMPDEGDLVGGDTAHEGLLQRRLWVLDLLSSSFPMALTDDGDYRDERPLWSTGGSHILFARLDREDRASLWLIPAHGGEAEQVVEELTPSPGWFGYYGHIEWDGLFDWWQPPAPVSPAPAPVVTPPERVPLTPTPAPASMPTPTPVVVTPGASITRVPSTPTAAAPGAATEGPTTYIIQAGDTLGQIAERLGVSLDALLAYNGITDASSIQVGQVIRVPPPDYFPPATPPPSITPVSTPVALAPGTEAIIDCADVFPGLPGCLRAEALAEGLLAFVDQRPSFSGRPVVADLETGRTAVLGERPARLIGWSPSGERLLVAEGSRAYRVYRRDGTPEQSVSEALQDPFWAPAEALLGSEDWLAVPRDDGSLWAIPFFGNATAREVLSAGSLGEEGRAKVLWSEDGRLAWTPHMDQLARGGHWAQDLSVRGAEPGTAVTTHRLSDDIRDAYYELLDWVPGTNLILAGKGLMAASLWVDGVPLVTINADTGQIRDLGATMLLTPEAYDWHPTEAGLLALAEGGGRFIMQNKRLALLDVIGGNLRYLTGPEMAAFEPAWSPDGNTLAYVAGPASSEGRGEGPAMEELLEGRAIYLHDGDTRRLTDPGEAVDGWPRWSADGSRLLYTRQAEGRTDVRVVALDGWLDEVLLTGLEDPTCHYGGCGWWQMLAFVTADEGQLDLAASSESAETQATRPGWEVHSSVEFRVSFTYPAEWQPVAGYYGERHEGDTGFFSVGAMSGQGWTIDEVYRLESEHKLRPYGTEPTIESLQVQGQQARLILPSTDQPEEMKGQAAVIVEYPEPVTISGGTYRYFILYADQAHIREIVESLRFMTLPY